In one window of Canis lupus baileyi chromosome 12, mCanLup2.hap1, whole genome shotgun sequence DNA:
- the LOC140601276 gene encoding small ribosomal subunit protein eS6-like, producing MKLNISFPATGCQKLIEVDDERKLHTFYEKHMATEVAADALGEEWKGYVVRISGGNDKQGFPMKQGVLTHVHVRLLLSKGHSCYRPRSTGERKCKSVRGCIVDANLSVLHLVIVKKGKKHIPGLIVTTVPRRPGPKRASRIRKLFNLSKEDDVCQYVVRKPLNKEGKKPRTKAPKIQRLVTPRVLQHKRRRIALRKQRTKENKEEAADFAKLLAKRMKEAKEKRQEQIAKRWRLSSLRASTSKSESSQK from the coding sequence ATGAAGCTGAACATCTCTTTCCCAGCTACTGGCTGCCAGAAACTCATCGAAGTGGATGATGAGCGCAAACTGCATACGTTTTATGAGAAGCATATGGCCACAGAAGTTGCTGCCGATGCTCTGGGCGAGGAATGGAAGGGTTACGTGGTGCGAATCAGTGGTGGCAATGACAAACAAGGCTTCCCCATGAAGCAGGGTGTCTTGACCCATGTCCACGTACGCCTGCTGCTGAGTAAGGGGCATTCCTGCTACCGACCCAGGAGTACTGGAGAGAGGAAGTGCAAATCTGTTCGGGGTTGCATTGTGGATGCCAATCTCAGTGTTCTCCatttggttattgtgaaaaaagggaagaagcatATTCCTGGACTCATTGTTACTACTGTGCCTCGTCGCCCGGGGCCCAAAAGAGCCAGCAGAATCCGAAAGCTTTTTAATCTGTCAAAAGAAGACGATGTCTGCCAGTATGTTGTTAGAAAGCCCCTaaacaaagaaggtaagaaaCCTAGAACCAAAGCACCCAAGATTCAGCGTCTTGTTACTCCACGTGTCCTCCAACACAAACGTCGGCGTATTGCTTTGAGGAAACAGCGTActaaggaaaataaggaagaggcTGCAGATTTTGCTAAACTTTTGGCCAAGAGAATGAAGGAGGCCAAAGAAAAACGCCAGGAACAGATTGCCAAGAGATGGAGGCTGTCTTCCCTGAGAGCTTCTACCTCTAAGTCTGAGTCCAgtcaaaaatga